From the Mesorhizobium sp. L-2-11 genome, the window CACGCCGGCATATGGTTAGCCGCTCCTTAACGAGCCGAAAGGCCTTCTTCTCAGATCTGACCGCTTCCGCCAGCTCCTTGAACTCCTCTGCGCGCGCGACGATCGGCGAAATGTCGAAGCCGTAGGCTTGCTCGATCTCGCCCTTCTGCCCTTTCCGGGCGAAGCGCTTGCCGTTTGGGCTGTCGCGACGGATGATCAAGCCGCACTCCACCAGGACGGCCAGATGCCGTCGCAACGTCGTCGGCGGCATTCCGTTGGCGCGGCGGGTAAGCTGCTCGTTTGATGGCCAGACGATCAGCTCGCTGTCGCCATAAAGCGCCGTGTCCGGATGGAACGACAACAGCGCGTCGAGAATGGCCAAAGCGCGATCAGTGGCGCCCAGAGCTATCCTGGCGTCCTTGATATCTTGGAAGACCTGCCACTTGTGGACGACAGCGTCAGGTGAGACCGCCTTGGCGGTCATTTGGGTTGCAATATGGCCAAGCGTCATCGGCCGCCGCCCAAAGGGCGTCGTCGAGATATGCGTCTGCATTTCCTTTTACCTTTCGATGGGCAAAAGAAGTTTGCTCGCCAAAAACGACGCTTTCCCTATCGGGACTCTTGACTGCGATTCCTGGAAATGCGATTCTCTAAGCTGCGAGACTATAGAGAAGGTCGTCCGGAACGCCGTTTCGGGGGGCCTTTTTCTTTTGCGGTTAGAGGTGGTTCATCTCAATCGAGCTAGGCTCGGCCTTGATGGACGTCTCACTGTTGGTCGGCTTCGCCTCCTTCGCTTGTTTCAAGGAATTGGGTGTAAAGACGATCCAACTGGTCAGCGACATATTCCCCAAAAGCAGGCACCAGCTTCTCGTCGAAAATCAAAGCTGTTCGCCCGGCTTCTTGCCGGATCCGGGCCGCCTTTTTGCCCTTTGGCATGCTCCACACCTTTACCTTCTTCCTAGCGGGTGACTTCGAAACCGCCTTGAATACGAGGGCGAAGCGGGTATCGCTATCTGAGTTCCTGAACTGTTCCGACTCAAGCACCACGTTGATCGCGTCCATTGCCTTGGGTCTCCCGAGACCCTCAGCAAGGGAGACCCAGCGCGATCGACCGGCTTTGGACGCCGGGCCGATCTGCGTGGCAAGATTTATAGGTATGCTTCTGGCGACGGCGATGTAGCGGCTTAGGTCAGACTTGTCGGTGGAGAGCGCCGCAATGATTGTGGCACGATCAAAGCCCGCGTCTTCGAGCCGAAGCGCAAAGAGCGCTTTTTCAATGAAAGAGAGGTCGGCACGGTCGAGATTCTCCCGGCCCTGAGCCACGACCAATTCACGGTCCGTGAGATTTCGAACAATTGCAGAAACATCTCGCCCCAGATTTGCGGCAACGCGCAGTCGCCGCCTTCCATATACGATCTGATATCGACCGGCAGTCTCAGGATGGGGTCGAACAAGGATTGGAACTTGCTGCCCCTCTTCCGAAATGCTCGCCTCGAGCTGCTCGAACTTCGGATCGATGGCAGCAGGCAATCGATCCGCGATCGGTGACCCGTCGATCGCGGAAGGATCCAGGGACACGACGGCCTCGCCCGAAGCCAGCTGGTCCTGTAGCCGAGCTGCGGCTTTTGCTCCCTCGGCCATCTCTTGTAGCGACGAACCCATTGCGGAGATCGCGCCGGTGCGCACACGAACGGCTGACTTGTCCGTGGCAGACTTCTCGTTTGCAGTTGGCTTCTTGAGGAACAATGAGTCGATTGCGTCTTTGCGGCTCATGGCATCAGTGCCTTCAGATTATTGCCCAGGCATCGCTTTCCCAACGGAAAAAGCAGTTCGTTGGGAGCTCCCAACACGGCGCGGCTACTGCGCACGGGCCCCCGATGCGTGGGCCGAAAAAGACTTGAAATAAAGTAATGCAGCCCATTGGGGCCCGTCCGGAAACGATAAACGGCATTTCTGTTGGGAGCTCCCAACATCATCAGCGGAAGGACGCTGGCGGCCATCATGCCCGCCCCCACGCGGTCTTGATCAAAGCCTCGATCTCGGAGTTCACTGCATCGAGAGATTCCATGGCCCGGTCGTACGTCGATCGTGTCAGATTCTCTCGGCCGATTTCATAGAGCGTCTGCTTCGTCAGGCCGGCATCGGATACCGCCGCTGATTTCACCATCGGATTGGTAAGAACATGATCATCAAACATATTGCGCAGCAGCGCAGCGACCTTCGTCTGCGGCGCATCCTGGGGTTCAAACCGGGTCAAAAGATAGCGGATGAAATCATACTGGAGATTTCCCCCGGCCTCCTTCACGACGCCAAGAAGATCACGGGTCATGAGCAGGAACTGACTCATGGAAGCAACATCAAGCATCTGGGGATGCACTGTGATGACCATTGATGTCGCAGCACACAAGCCGCTGAGCGTCAGAAACCCAAGCTGGGGAGGGCAGTCAATAACAACGACGTCATAATCATCGGCGACCTCGTCGAAAGCCTGAGCGACGCGGGTGAAGAAAAGCCCGTCGCGAGCGCCGCGATCAGTCAAAGCTTTTGGGGTGGTGTGCTCAAACTCCATAAGCTCCAGATTTCCAGGAACGAGATGAAGGCCATCAAAGTATGTCGGCCGGATAACTTCCTTGAGCGGCCGCTTCGAGCCGTCATACCGGATGGCTGCGTATAATGTTTCGTTCGAACCCACATCCGTTTCTGGAAGAACGCCGAGTAGTGCCGAGAGGCTGGCCTGTGGATCAAGGTCCACGGCAAGCACTCTGTAACCCTGCAGCGCGAGATACTGTGAAAGATGAGCTGACGTGGTCGTCTTACCGGAGCCACCTTTGAAATTGGTCACAGCGATGACCTGCAAGTGTTCCGAACCGCGCCGATGAGGTACAAACTCGATGCTTTCGCGTCCACGAGTAGAGCCCGCCAGCATATGCCGGATCTCATTTATCTGACCGAGTGTGTAAAAGCGCCTCCCGTTGCTGGCGAGCTCGGGTTGTGGCCCTTCGCCCGCCAAGGTCATCTTCCGAAGGGTCGAATCAGATATTTTCATGAGGCGTGCTGCTTCACCCGATGTGAATTTGCGCAAACTCTTGTGTGATGTCGGAGGAAATAGGGCCTCGCTCATAGCCTGGAGCTGAGAGCTTAGCTGTTCAGCGTGCTCACCAATGGTAACATCTACCGAAGGGCGATCATTTCGGGATATGGCAACAGCCTTGCTCACGGTGGAATCTCTTGTCACGGTTAAACGACAGGTAATGCCATTTTTCCGTGACGATTACTGAATGCGTGTTCGGTTGCAAGGCGTTTTTGGTTAATCAAAAGTTAACGCGATTTTGCCTGCTTCAGGCCAAGCGGGGATTCGTCGATAAATATCTGCTAGTTAGCCTGATTCCTGCTGTGTGCCGGAGTGAGCGGGAAATGCAGATTTGCACCTCTTCATCAACACTTTAGTCCCTGCCTGCCCTCGCATTTCCGAAGCTAGACCGTCGATTCGGCAGAATCACCGGATGCAGATCTGCACGTAGGCATACGCCCAACGAGATGATTTCTGTTGGCATGACCTGTTCATGCGGAGATCATGATGCGGATACTGACCGTCTCGCCCCACCATTACAGAGGCCACCCAAGTTTTCTGAACCAGATGTACCGTCTTCGCGCAGCAGCGTTCGGCGGTCGTCTCGAATGGGACGTCTCTGTCACCTATGGCGAGGAACGCGATCAGTACGACGATTTGAAACCGACTTGCGTTCTGGCGATTACCGAGAGTGGGCTGCTGGCCGGTTGTGTCCGCCTTCTTCCGGCTTGTGGGCCGACGATGCTCGAGCACACCTTTCCCCAACTGCTCGAAAAAGGTTCACTCGCCTCGCATCCAGGAATGGTCGAGAGTTCGCGCTTCTGCGTCGACACCTCCCTTGCCTCGCAGAGGGATGGGGGCCAACTACACCTCGCGACGCTCACCTTGTTCGCCGGCATCATCGAATGGTCGATGGCGAACGGTTACAGCGAGATTGTCACAGCGACCGATCTTCGCTTTGAGCGCATCCTGAAACGGGCCGGCTGGCCGATGCAACGGCTCGGCGATGCTGTCCCGATCGGCAACACCATCGCCATTGCTGGAAGCCTGCCGGCCGATCGCGCCAGCTTCGAGCAGGTCTGCCCTCCGGGCTACCGTTCGATCCGTCAGATCGACAGCGCACCCGTTCGGAGCGCCGCGTGACCCAACTGCGCTCCCATTCGCGTCTCGTCCGCAAACTTCAGGACGCGCTCGGCGACCAACTCTGCGTCGCGCTCGACGACGCGACGGTGGTCGAGATCATGCTCAATCCCGATGGCAAGCTCTTCATCGAACGCCTGGGTCATGGGGTCGCTTCGGCTGGCGCGATGAGCCCGGCTGCGGCAGAGGTGATCATCGGCAGCGTCGCCCACGCGCTGCAATCGGAGGCCGACGACGAGCAGCCGATCATCTCCGGCGAACTGCCGATCGGCGGGCACCGCTTCGAGGGCTTGCTGCCGCCGGTCGTTTCCGGACCGGCCTTCACGATCCGGCGGCGCGTGTCGCGGCTGATCCCGCTTTGCGACTACGTAAAGTCGAAGGTTATGACCGAGGCGCAGGCCTCTGTCCTGCGCAGCGCGATCGCCTCTCGCATGAACATCGTGATCTCCGGCGGCACGGGCTCGGGCAAGACGACGCTTGCCAACACGGTCATCGCCGAAATCGTCGCAAATGCGCCGGACGATCGGATCGTTATCCTGGAAGACACCGCCGAGATCCAATGCGCCGCCGAGAACGCGGTATCGCTTCACACAAGCGACACCGTCGACATGGCACGGTTGCTGAAGAGCACCATGCGATTGCGGCCTGACCGAATCATTGTCGGCGAGGTCCGCGACGGTGCGGCGCTCACGCTGCTCAAGGCGTGGAACACCGGGCACCCGGGCGGCGTCACCACCATTCACTCGAACACGGCAATGTCGGCCCTGCGCCGGCTCGAGCAGCTGACCGCGGAAGCGAGCCAGCAACCCATGCAGGAAGTGATCGGAGAGGCCGTCGATCTTGTCGTTTCCATAGAACGGACGGGGCGGGGGAGACGGGTCCGCGAGGTCATCCACGTCGAGGGCTTCAGCAACTCCCGCTACCGGACCGAACACTACGCCCAGATCGACGAGGACAGCCATGTTGCGTAAGACGCAAATCACCCTGATCTTTGCGGCATTGGCCGCCTTCTCCTGCGTCAGCCTGGCGGCTCCGGCCCTTGCCTCTTCGGGTGGCGGCCTGCCTTGGGAATCTCCCCTGCAGCAGATCCAGCAGTCCATTACCGGGCCGGTCGCTGGCTTCATTGCTCTCGCCGCCGTCGCGATCGCCGGCGGCATGCTGATCTTCGGCGGCGAGCTCAACGATTTCGCGCGGCGGCTCGTGTATGTCGTGCTCGTAGCCGGCATCCTGCTCGGCGCCACGCAGATCGTCGCCCTGTTCGGCGCTACGGGCGCCTCGATTGGAGAGGCGCGGTCACAGGCCTCGACTGCAGCGGCAGGGGAGGGGGCGGATGGCTGAGTCAGGCGCCAATCTCGCGCGTTCACGCGTGCACAGGGCGCTTTCGCGCCCCAACCAGCTCATGGGAGCAGACCGGGAGCTGGTTCTGCTTACCGGCCTCGCTTCAGTGATTCTGATCTTCGTCGTGTTGACCTGGTATGCCGCGCTCTTCGGAGCGGCGATCTGGCTGGTCGCCGTCGCGGCCCTTCGCATGATGGCGAAGTCCGATCCCATGATGCGGCAGGTCTATATCCGTCACATTTCGTATAGGGCCTATTATCGGGCGACATCGACGCCATGGCGCAGGTTTTGAGGCGCTTATGGTCGCTTTGAAGACTTTCCGCCAATCTGGACCATCCTTCGCTGATCTCGTCCCCTATGCAGGTCTCGTCGACAACGGCGTCATTCTGCTGAAGGACGGTTCGCTGATGGCCGGCTGGTACTTTGCCGGCCCCGACAGTGAGAGTTCGACGGACGCCGAGCGCAACGAGGTCTCGCGGCAGATCAACACCATTCTCGCTCGCCTCGGATCGGGCTGGATGATCCAGGTCGAAGCCGTGCGGGTGCCGACTTCCGATTACCCAGACGAAGCCGACTGCCATTTCCCCGACCCGGTCACACGGGCCATCGACTTCGAGAGACGGCTCCACTTCCAGCGAGAACACGGGCATTTCGAGAGCCGGCATGCGCTCATCCTGACGTGGCGGCCGCCCGAACCGCGTCGCTCCGGCCTCGCACGCTATGTCTATTCCGATCCGGCAAGCCGATCGGCGTCCTATGCGGTGACGACGCTCGACACGTTCCGCGCCTCGATCCGCGAGATGGAGCAATATCTCGGCAATGTCGTCTCCATTCAGCGGATGGCGACACGCGAGGTCGACGAGCGAGCCGGATTTCGGGTGGCCCGCTATGACGAGCTGCTCCAGTTCGTCCGCTTCTGCATCACAGGCGAAAACCATCCTCTTCGTCTGCCGGACATCCCGATGTATCTCGACTGGCTGGTCACGGCCGAGCTGCAGCATGGCCTGACCCCGCTGGTGGAGAACCGCTTCCTCGGGGTCGTCGCCATCGACGGCCTGCCGGCGGAGAGCTGGCCGGGCATCCTCAATGCGCTCGATCTGATGCCGTTGACCTATCGCTGGTCATCGCGCTTCGTCTTTCTTGACGAGCAGGAGGCACGGCAGAAGCTGGAGCGGACCCGCAAGAAATGGCAGCAGAAGGTGCGGCCGTTCTTCGACCAGCTCTTTCAGACCCAGAGCCGCTCGGTCGACCAGGACGCCATGATGATGGTAGCCGAGACCGAGGACGCCATCGCCGAGGCCTCCTCCCAGCTCGTCGCCTACGGCTACTATACGCCTGTGATCGTCCTGTTCGATGGAGCACAGGCCCGGCTTCAGGAGAAGTGCGAGGCGATCCGCCGTCTCGTCCAGGCGGAGGGGTTTGGGGCGCGCATTGAAACGCTGAACGCGACCGACGCCTTCCTTGGAAGCCTGCCGGGCGTCTCCTACGCCAATATCCGGGAGCCGTTGATCAACACGCGCAATCTTGCCGACCTCATCCCGTTGAACTCGGTCTGGTCGGGCAGCCCGGTGGCGCCTTGCCCTTTCTATCCGCCGGGATCGCCGCCGCTGGTGCAGGTCGCGAGCGGGAGCACACCGTTCCGCCTGAACCTGCATGTAGACGACGTCGGCCACACGCTGATCTTCGGGCCCACAGGCTCGGGCAAGTCAACGCTGCTGGCGCTGATCGCCGCACAGTTCCGGCGCTATGCCGGCGCCCAGGTCTTCGCCTTCGACAAGGGTCGCTCCATGCTGCCGCTGACGCTCGGCCTCGACGGCGATCACTACGAGATCGGCGGGGATGCTACCGGGGGAGGGGAGGGGGCTTCGCCGGCGCTCGCCTTCTGCCCGCTCGCAGAGCTCTCCAGCGACGGCGACCGCGCATGGGCGGCCGAGTGGATCGAAACGCTTGTCGCGCTGCAGGGCGTCAGCGTCACGCCGGACTATCGCAACGCCATCTCCCGGCAGATCGGTTTGATGGCGCAGTCGCGCGGCCGCTCGCTCTCGGACTTCGTCTCCGGCGTCCAGATGCGCGAAATCAAGGATGCACTGCACCACTACACGGTCGACGGCCCCATGGGTCAGTTGCTCGACGCGGAGGAGGACGGCCTATCGCTCAGGGCGTTCCAGTGCTTCGAGGTGGAGGGGCTGATGAACATGGGCGAACGCAACCTCGTACCGGTCCTGACCTATCTCTTTCGTCGTATCGAGAAACGCCTGACAGGAGCGCCCAGCCTCATCCTGCTCGACGAAGCCTGGCTGATGCTCGGGCACCCGACCTTCCGCGACAAGATCAGGGAATGGCTGAAGGTGTTGCGCAAGGCCAATTGTGCCGTCGTCCTAGCAACGCAGTCGATCTCCGACGCCGAACGCTCCGGCATCATCGACGTGTTGAAGGAAAGCTGCCCGACGAAGATCTGCCTTCCGAACGGCGCTGCGCGCGAGATGGGAACGCGCGAGTTCTACGAGCGGATCGGCTTCAACGAACGGCAGATCGAGATCGTCGCGACCGCTCTGCCGAAACGCGAATACTACGTCGTCTCGCCGGAAGGCCGCAGGCTGTTCGACATGGCGCTCGGTCCTGTCGCCCTCTCCTTCGTCGGAGCGTCCGGCAAGGAGGACCTCAAGCAGATCCGTGCCCTTCATTCCAAGCATGGGGCCGCGTGGCCTCTCCAATGGCTCCAACAGAGGGGGATTGCCGATGTCGAATCATTCTTTCCCAAAGCGTAGCGCCCGTGCTGCGGTTGCCACGGCGCTGATACTGGGCACTGCCGTCACGCCGCCGGTCGCGCATGCCGGCGGCGTGACGGGGCAAGCGACTGAATGGACCCAGCTCGCAAACAATGCCGAGCTTGTCAGCCTCGTCGGCAAGTCGGCCGAGCAGGTCAACAACCAGATCAAGCAGATCACCCAGCTTGCCGAGCAGATCCAGAACCAGCTCAATATCTACAACAACCTGCTCCAGAACACCGCGCAGCTTCCGGGCCACATCTGGGGACAGGTCGAGAACGACCTGAAGAGCCTGCAGAACATCGCCGCGCAAGGGCAGGGCGTCGCCTTCTCCATGGGCAATATCGACGACGTATTGAAACAGCGCTTCCAGAGCTTCGCCGACATGAAGAGCAACCTGCCGGATGGCACAAGCTTTTCGTCGAACTACCAGAGCTGGTCGGACACCAACCGCGACACGATCGCCGGAACGTTGAAGGCGGCGAACCTCACGGCGGAGCAGTTCTCGAGCGAGGAATCCACCATGTCCTCGCTGCGCTCAATGTCGGAATCGGCAGACGGCCAGATGAAGGCGCTGCAGGTCGGTCATCAGATCGCTACCCAGCAGGTCGCGCAGATGCAGAAGCTGCGCGGGCTCGTCTCACAACAGATGACCATGATGGGCACGTGGTTCCACTCCGAACAGGCGAGACAGGACCTCGCCCAGGCCCGCCGCGAGCAGTTCTTCAACGCGCCCGACCGCGATATCCGCAGCGGCCAGACGATGGAGCCCCGCTGGTGAGCCCGCGCATCCTAATCGCCCTCGCAGTGGCTGGCATCGTCGCCTTCGGCGCCGGCATGTTGATTTGGGTGGTCGCGCAACCGGACGCCACGACTGAAACGCCGGCGACGGCGGCGAGCTCTGGTGCTGCGCGTCAAGAGCACCGGGAGCGCTTTTTCGGCAGCGATCCGGATCGCGACGTGCGCGGCGGGCAGGAGATGAAGCCCCGATGGTGATCGTCCGCCCCTCCCGCGGGCTCGAAACGGCTTTCATCGTGATCGCGATCGTGCTGCTCGCAAGCGCACCGGCGCTTGCACAGCAAGGTTCGGTCCTGACAACACTGGAGAACCAGGTCGTCACCGCCGCCAAGGGCTGGGAGACGACGGTGATGAACGCGGCACGCTCGCTGTTCTGGATTCTCGCCGGTATCGAAATCGGGATCGCCGCGGTCTGGCTGGCGATCAATGCGGCCAGTCTCGATGCATGGTTCGCCGAGCTGGTGCGCCGGGTTATGTTCATCGGCCTTTTCGCCTTCATCCTCGACCGGGGACCGGCCTTCGCCAAGGCCGTGGTCGACAGCCTGTTCCAGATCGGCGCCGGCGGCGGCTCGGCTTCGCCCGCCAACATTTTTGATGCCGGCATTCGCGTCGCAT encodes:
- the repB gene encoding plasmid partitioning protein RepB; protein product: MSRKDAIDSLFLKKPTANEKSATDKSAVRVRTGAISAMGSSLQEMAEGAKAAARLQDQLASGEAVVSLDPSAIDGSPIADRLPAAIDPKFEQLEASISEEGQQVPILVRPHPETAGRYQIVYGRRRLRVAANLGRDVSAIVRNLTDRELVVAQGRENLDRADLSFIEKALFALRLEDAGFDRATIIAALSTDKSDLSRYIAVARSIPINLATQIGPASKAGRSRWVSLAEGLGRPKAMDAINVVLESEQFRNSDSDTRFALVFKAVSKSPARKKVKVWSMPKGKKAARIRQEAGRTALIFDEKLVPAFGEYVADQLDRLYTQFLETSEGGEADQQ
- the repA gene encoding plasmid partitioning protein RepA; the protein is MSKAVAISRNDRPSVDVTIGEHAEQLSSQLQAMSEALFPPTSHKSLRKFTSGEAARLMKISDSTLRKMTLAGEGPQPELASNGRRFYTLGQINEIRHMLAGSTRGRESIEFVPHRRGSEHLQVIAVTNFKGGSGKTTTSAHLSQYLALQGYRVLAVDLDPQASLSALLGVLPETDVGSNETLYAAIRYDGSKRPLKEVIRPTYFDGLHLVPGNLELMEFEHTTPKALTDRGARDGLFFTRVAQAFDEVADDYDVVVIDCPPQLGFLTLSGLCAATSMVITVHPQMLDVASMSQFLLMTRDLLGVVKEAGGNLQYDFIRYLLTRFEPQDAPQTKVAALLRNMFDDHVLTNPMVKSAAVSDAGLTKQTLYEIGRENLTRSTYDRAMESLDAVNSEIEALIKTAWGRA
- the traI gene encoding acyl-homoserine-lactone synthase translates to MRILTVSPHHYRGHPSFLNQMYRLRAAAFGGRLEWDVSVTYGEERDQYDDLKPTCVLAITESGLLAGCVRLLPACGPTMLEHTFPQLLEKGSLASHPGMVESSRFCVDTSLASQRDGGQLHLATLTLFAGIIEWSMANGYSEIVTATDLRFERILKRAGWPMQRLGDAVPIGNTIAIAGSLPADRASFEQVCPPGYRSIRQIDSAPVRSAA
- the trbB gene encoding P-type conjugative transfer ATPase TrbB gives rise to the protein MTQLRSHSRLVRKLQDALGDQLCVALDDATVVEIMLNPDGKLFIERLGHGVASAGAMSPAAAEVIIGSVAHALQSEADDEQPIISGELPIGGHRFEGLLPPVVSGPAFTIRRRVSRLIPLCDYVKSKVMTEAQASVLRSAIASRMNIVISGGTGSGKTTLANTVIAEIVANAPDDRIVILEDTAEIQCAAENAVSLHTSDTVDMARLLKSTMRLRPDRIIVGEVRDGAALTLLKAWNTGHPGGVTTIHSNTAMSALRRLEQLTAEASQQPMQEVIGEAVDLVVSIERTGRGRRVREVIHVEGFSNSRYRTEHYAQIDEDSHVA
- a CDS encoding TrbC/VirB2 family protein, yielding MLRKTQITLIFAALAAFSCVSLAAPALASSGGGLPWESPLQQIQQSITGPVAGFIALAAVAIAGGMLIFGGELNDFARRLVYVVLVAGILLGATQIVALFGATGASIGEARSQASTAAAGEGADG
- a CDS encoding conjugal transfer protein TrbD, translating into MAESGANLARSRVHRALSRPNQLMGADRELVLLTGLASVILIFVVLTWYAALFGAAIWLVAVAALRMMAKSDPMMRQVYIRHISYRAYYRATSTPWRRF
- a CDS encoding conjugal transfer protein TrbE, encoding MVALKTFRQSGPSFADLVPYAGLVDNGVILLKDGSLMAGWYFAGPDSESSTDAERNEVSRQINTILARLGSGWMIQVEAVRVPTSDYPDEADCHFPDPVTRAIDFERRLHFQREHGHFESRHALILTWRPPEPRRSGLARYVYSDPASRSASYAVTTLDTFRASIREMEQYLGNVVSIQRMATREVDERAGFRVARYDELLQFVRFCITGENHPLRLPDIPMYLDWLVTAELQHGLTPLVENRFLGVVAIDGLPAESWPGILNALDLMPLTYRWSSRFVFLDEQEARQKLERTRKKWQQKVRPFFDQLFQTQSRSVDQDAMMMVAETEDAIAEASSQLVAYGYYTPVIVLFDGAQARLQEKCEAIRRLVQAEGFGARIETLNATDAFLGSLPGVSYANIREPLINTRNLADLIPLNSVWSGSPVAPCPFYPPGSPPLVQVASGSTPFRLNLHVDDVGHTLIFGPTGSGKSTLLALIAAQFRRYAGAQVFAFDKGRSMLPLTLGLDGDHYEIGGDATGGGEGASPALAFCPLAELSSDGDRAWAAEWIETLVALQGVSVTPDYRNAISRQIGLMAQSRGRSLSDFVSGVQMREIKDALHHYTVDGPMGQLLDAEEDGLSLRAFQCFEVEGLMNMGERNLVPVLTYLFRRIEKRLTGAPSLILLDEAWLMLGHPTFRDKIREWLKVLRKANCAVVLATQSISDAERSGIIDVLKESCPTKICLPNGAAREMGTREFYERIGFNERQIEIVATALPKREYYVVSPEGRRLFDMALGPVALSFVGASGKEDLKQIRALHSKHGAAWPLQWLQQRGIADVESFFPKA
- the trbJ gene encoding P-type conjugative transfer protein TrbJ; this encodes MSNHSFPKRSARAAVATALILGTAVTPPVAHAGGVTGQATEWTQLANNAELVSLVGKSAEQVNNQIKQITQLAEQIQNQLNIYNNLLQNTAQLPGHIWGQVENDLKSLQNIAAQGQGVAFSMGNIDDVLKQRFQSFADMKSNLPDGTSFSSNYQSWSDTNRDTIAGTLKAANLTAEQFSSEESTMSSLRSMSESADGQMKALQVGHQIATQQVAQMQKLRGLVSQQMTMMGTWFHSEQARQDLAQARREQFFNAPDRDIRSGQTMEPRW
- the trbK gene encoding entry exclusion protein TrbK, encoding MSPRILIALAVAGIVAFGAGMLIWVVAQPDATTETPATAASSGAARQEHRERFFGSDPDRDVRGGQEMKPRW